From the genome of Triticum aestivum cultivar Chinese Spring chromosome 3B, IWGSC CS RefSeq v2.1, whole genome shotgun sequence, one region includes:
- the LOC123069469 gene encoding E3 ubiquitin-protein ligase UPL6: protein MRVTDHNVTTYIHLIANHRLNYQIRSQSTHFLRGFQQLIPKEWIDMFNEHEVQFLISGSPKSLDIDDLRSNTNYAGGYHEGHQVIDMFWEVLASFSSYDQNKFLRFAIGCSRGPFRGFRHVVPKFSILRDCYLGMDEHIDRSPTSVTCMNQLKLPPYATKEMLRDKLLQAVRSAAGL, encoded by the exons ATGCGTGTTACTGATCATAATGTTACTACTTATATTCATCTAATTGCCAATCATCGTTTAAACTATCAG ATCCGTAGTCAAAGTACACATTTTTTGAGAGGTTTTCAACAACTCATACCAAAAGAATGGATTGATATGTTCAATGAACATGAAGTTCAG TTTCTCATATCCGGCTCTCCGAAAAGTTTGGACATTGATGACTTGCGGTCAAACACCAATTATGCTGGAGGATATCATGAG GGTCATCAGGTTATTGATATGTTCTGGGAGGTTTTAGCAAGCTTCTCTTCATATGATCAGAACAAGTTTCTGAG GTTTGCCATTGGATGTTCTCGCGGCCCATTTCGTGGATTCCGACACGTTGTTCCAAAATTTAGCATTCTGAG AGATTGTTACCTTGGAATGGACGAGCATATAGACCGTTCGCCTACTTCGGTGACTTGCATGAATCAGCTGAAGCTCCCTCCTTATGCAAC CAAGGAAATGTTGCGGGACAAATTGTTGCAGGCGGTGAGGTCTGCAGCTGGCTTGTAG